ATTCGCGAGATCTGTCTTTCGCCGCTGATCACCTTGCGTTCGCTGCGTTACGATGAAGTGCCGCAGCGGCAGCAGGTACATGAGAAGGAATATGCGGTCGAAGTCGTACTGCCTTTCCTGCAGGACAGACTGGGTTACTTCGAGTTGATCCCCATCCTGGTGGGCGACCTGCTCACGGGGCGCGGCGAGTTCGATGTCAAGAAGCTGGAAGGGATTGTGGACGCGTTGGGCCGGATCATGACGGAACGCACGCTGATTGTCATAAGCGCGAACTTCACCCAATACGGCGAAGCGTTCAAGTACGTGCCCTTCCGGGACAACGTCCAGGAACGCATCAAGGCGCTCGATGAGCACCTGTTCAGCCGGATCCTCGCGCGGGATGACACGGGTATGCGCGCCTACATGCGCGAAACCCGCGATCCGGTCGCTGGCGCGAATGCCCTTTCCGTGGGATTGCGCATGCTGTCTGAGAACGCATTCGGGCGCGTTCTTGCCTACGATACCTCCGGACGCATGACAGGCATGGCGGAACCGTCCGTGAGTTATGCAGCCATCAATTTCTACGACCTCACCGCAGCGCCGCTGCCGGCCCAGCCGGCGGCCACGCCGCAACCGGCGCAAGCCCAGGAACCAGCGGAAACGGCATCCCCGGCGGCGCCGGCGGCGGAGGCAACCCCGGAGACCGCGGAACATGAATAGGACAGAAGGGCCTTTTCTGTCGGCGGAAGAGGAAAAACTGTTGCTGCGCATCGCGCGGGACAGCCTCGAAACCTACGTCCGTCGCGGCGATTGTCTCGACGTTGACGCGTATCCGTTGACGCCCCGGCTGAGCGAACGGCACGGCGCCTTCGTCACGTTGCGGCGCGGTCATGAACTGCGGGGGTGCATCGGCTATACGCAGGGCATCGAGCCGCTCGCAACCACGGTGCGGGACAACACGATCAACGCCGCCGCGCGCGACCCGCGTTTCCCGCCCGTCGCTCAGAACGAACTCCCGGAAATCACCATCGAAATATCCGCATTGTGCCCCGGGGACAGGCCCGATTCGCCGTTCATCGAAGTCGGCAACGTAAACGAAATCGTCCTGGGCCGGGACGGGCTCTACCTTGAGCACAGGGGGCCTCGGGGCGGCGGACTGCTCCTGCCGCAAGTACCCATCGAACAGGACTGGACCCTGGAAGAATACCTGGAGGGCATTTGCCGCAAGGCGGGCGCACCGCCGCGGGCCTGGGAATTACCGGACGTCAAGCTGTACCGCTTTTCCGCGCATATCTTCGGCGAGAAACGCTGACGGGGCCCGACTCTGGAATCCCGGGTTCTGGATGCCGGTGTTTTTGCTTCGCCCGCATTACCGCCCGGCAGTCGACAACAATTTCTCCCGGTTTTGCCGCGCCTGCGCATAGTCCGGGTCGCTCCGCAACGCCGCGTCGTAGTGTTCGAGCGCCTCTTGGGACTGCCCCTGCAACGCCAGCAGATACCCCAACGCATTGTGGAGCACGGGATCGTCCGGGGTTTGTTCCAAGCCCGTGCGGCACAAAAGGACGCCTTCCCCGACGCGTCCCGCGCGCGCGAGCAAGGCCGCAAGATTGGCGTAGGCCAGGCTGAAACCCGGCGCAACGCGGATAGCTTCCCGGTAGCGGCTTACCGCGCCTTCGGGGTCGCCGCGCGCCTCCAGAAGCAGCCCGAGATTGTTGTACGCGCGCGGGTCGCGCGGAGCCAGCGTGATGGCGGTCTGATACTGCGTTATCGCGTCCTCGATGCGGCCGGCCGCAGCCAGAACCCGCGCCAGGCCAAAAGCGTATTCACCGTTCTTGGGAGCATGCGCTGCGGCCTGCCGAAAATGCTCGATCGCTTCGTCCAGGCGTCCGACTGAGCCCAAGAGGTCCGCCAGATTGCTGTGCGCCAGCGCAAAACCGGGATGAGCGCGCAACGCCGCTTCGAAATGCGTCAGCGCTTCATCGACACGGCCCGCTTTCCACAGAATAAGCGCAATATCGTTGTGCGCGCGCGGGTCGTCCGGGTTGAGGCGCAAGGCCTCTTCATATGCGGCAAGGGCCTCGGTGTTTCGGTCCAGCGCGTATAACTGGCGCGCTACGTGATACTGAAGATCCTGCCGGTAGCGCGGGTGCTGATTCCCCGGGTCGGTGTCCAGCGCCGTTTTCAAGAGCCGATAGGCCAGTAGGTGGCGGTCTGCGCGGGCAAATGCATGGCCCAGTCGAAACGGCATATACGGCATGGGGTCGCCCGGCAACGCCAGCATGGCCTCCGACTCGGCGGCCGCCTGCTCGACCCTGCCGTCGCGCAGATAGGAATCGGCCCGCGCATAGTGCCAGCGGGCCATGTCCGGCTCGTAAGGCACATATTGAACGGACGCAAGCACGAACAGCCCCGCCGCGAGCGCCACGCCCAGCGCCGCGCGGCCCCACGCACCGCCGCGCAGCCATTCGATGATGCGCTGGAGGCCGTAAGCGCCGATCAGCAGGCACACGCCGTACAGCGGCGCGCGCGCGCGCGCATTCACAAAGAAAGGCAGAAAAGAGGCGAAGTAGGTTAGTATGAACGCGAATATGATCGCAGCCATCTGCGTTGGGGTGACGGGCGCGCCCGGCGCAGCGTCCGCGGCCCGGTTTCGCCGCCATTCGGCCAGGAAGAGAATCGTGCCCGTCAGGAACAACGCCGTCACCAGCGGGAAACCCGGCAGATATTTCAGCGGCGGATAATAGTCTTTTTCGCCCTGGACTACCTTGTTCTCCGTGATCTCGAGAGGCGACCAGAACAGGATGGCTTTCTTGAGCCAGAGTTGCGCCGTGCGCAGCTTGTGCGTCCTGATGTAATCGAGCGCTTTGCGCGCGAAGACCTCGGATGCCTCGGAATGCGTCAGGTCCGGCCTGCCGACTTCCTTGCCGAGGCCGCGCACAATGTTGCCGTAAAACCAGACCGAGAAATTGCCGGTTCCCTCGAGGTGCTGCAGATAGGGCGTCCATGAGGTGTAACCGTCCGCATCTTCCGCGTTTCCGATGAGCAGGTTTTCGCCGAAGTAAGTCGAGATGGGCACGAACTCGCCCGAGACTATGTAATTCCGCACCGTGACCGGCGCAATGGCGAGGCCGCACACCAGCGCGAGCCAGAACCAGGACAGCAGCATGCGGCGCCACTGGCCGCGCCGCCAAGCCACGTGGAGCATCCAGGCCGCAACGACTGGACCGAAGAGCAGGATGTTCGGGCGCATAATCGCGTACACGCCGAACATGCCGCCAAGGAGCATGGCCCGGGACGGGGCAAGCGACACGGCCCACCGGCGCAGGGCAAGCAGCAGACACGCCACGAGAAACACGAAGAGGGCGGGGTCGTTGACTTCTCCCTCGTAGTAGATAAAGCCCCAGTACGTGGCCACGAAGAAGGCCGTCAACAGCCCGGACACGCGCCCAAACACGTGGCGGCCCAAGAGGTACATCAGCACCGCGCTCGCCAGGCCAAGCGCCATGTGAATCAGGCGCGGCGCCAGATAGCTGCCTCCGGTCAAGAAGTAGACCGCCGTCAAGAAATACGCGTAGCCGGGCGGGCGATAGTACGGCGTCGTGCGAATTTCGGGGTCGATGACGTCGGGGCGAACGTCCCAGTCCCCGGAGATTATCGCTCGCGCGTGATAGTCCTGGACATCAAGGTCCTGCCGCAGTGCGCGGAAATCGGGCGCGTCCCTGATCTCCATGAGATACCATCCCCGCAGCAACGCGCCCAGGATGAGAATACCCGCAAGCCAGAGCCAGTCGCGGCTCCACGCACGCGACCTGGTCCGTTCCAGTGCGGGGTCTTGAGAAGTTCCGCCTTCAACCACTGTTTCGATGTCCTATTACATATCAAGAACACTGCACGACCGCGTCCGGAACCTTCGCCTGATGCGGCATGATAGCAAAACCGTGGCGCGCAACGGCAGAGTCGTGCTTGTGTGCGACGTACTTTGCCGGGAAGAACCCTCCCAGACAAGCAGAAACAACAACGAATGGGTTGTTCAAAGTGCCAATACTGCCGGCCAGACAGGGGTTATTATTGAATTACGCATAATGCACATTGCGTATCTCTTTGCCAAAATCCGCTGAAAAAGTTGTGGACTTTTCCCCGGCAATAGGGTATACTTATCGTTGTTGCGGGGAACTTGAGTCAGGTTCCCGCGTGTGAGGCGAAGTCTACAGTCATAATGTGGAGGTCAATACCAGTGGACAGAATCGTCAAGGTTACGCGCAGTTCGTCGGTATGGCGGTGGGGTGTCTTCGCCGCTGTGGCGCTCGTCGTGGTGGCGGGAACCGCAATCGCGACCAGTTCATCCGAATCGACGGAACAAGTGGCTCCTGCGGAAACCGTCCAGGTTGACTTAGGCGCTCTGGAGCAAGTGGACTTCAGCTCGGTGCAGGCGGTTGGCGCGGGCAGTGTTGGCGGCGCGGCTGGCGGCGGCGGCGGCGGCGCGGCGGGCGGCGGCGGCGCAGATGTGCTGGTAGCGCAGTATTAGTTTTTGCCACCGTCCCGAGTACAGAGGGGTGTGGTGTATC
Above is a genomic segment from Candidatus Hydrogenedentota bacterium containing:
- the amrB gene encoding AmmeMemoRadiSam system protein B, with the protein product MVLTVYAAVSLLGASPAVQVRPPLAAGPFYPADAAKLREVLHGYFDKAQVEPINARLLACIVPHGPYGFAGAVAAHAFKELQPGQYDRVILLAPSNYATFQGCSVPSVQGFATPLGVTPLSGPAIREICLSPLITLRSLRYDEVPQRQQVHEKEYAVEVVLPFLQDRLGYFELIPILVGDLLTGRGEFDVKKLEGIVDALGRIMTERTLIVISANFTQYGEAFKYVPFRDNVQERIKALDEHLFSRILARDDTGMRAYMRETRDPVAGANALSVGLRMLSENAFGRVLAYDTSGRMTGMAEPSVSYAAINFYDLTAAPLPAQPAATPQPAQAQEPAETASPAAPAAEATPETAEHE
- the amrA gene encoding AmmeMemoRadiSam system protein A, encoding MNRTEGPFLSAEEEKLLLRIARDSLETYVRRGDCLDVDAYPLTPRLSERHGAFVTLRRGHELRGCIGYTQGIEPLATTVRDNTINAAARDPRFPPVAQNELPEITIEISALCPGDRPDSPFIEVGNVNEIVLGRDGLYLEHRGPRGGGLLLPQVPIEQDWTLEEYLEGICRKAGAPPRAWELPDVKLYRFSAHIFGEKR
- a CDS encoding tetratricopeptide repeat protein translates to MVEGGTSQDPALERTRSRAWSRDWLWLAGILILGALLRGWYLMEIRDAPDFRALRQDLDVQDYHARAIISGDWDVRPDVIDPEIRTTPYYRPPGYAYFLTAVYFLTGGSYLAPRLIHMALGLASAVLMYLLGRHVFGRVSGLLTAFFVATYWGFIYYEGEVNDPALFVFLVACLLLALRRWAVSLAPSRAMLLGGMFGVYAIMRPNILLFGPVVAAWMLHVAWRRGQWRRMLLSWFWLALVCGLAIAPVTVRNYIVSGEFVPISTYFGENLLIGNAEDADGYTSWTPYLQHLEGTGNFSVWFYGNIVRGLGKEVGRPDLTHSEASEVFARKALDYIRTHKLRTAQLWLKKAILFWSPLEITENKVVQGEKDYYPPLKYLPGFPLVTALFLTGTILFLAEWRRNRAADAAPGAPVTPTQMAAIIFAFILTYFASFLPFFVNARARAPLYGVCLLIGAYGLQRIIEWLRGGAWGRAALGVALAAGLFVLASVQYVPYEPDMARWHYARADSYLRDGRVEQAAAESEAMLALPGDPMPYMPFRLGHAFARADRHLLAYRLLKTALDTDPGNQHPRYRQDLQYHVARQLYALDRNTEALAAYEEALRLNPDDPRAHNDIALILWKAGRVDEALTHFEAALRAHPGFALAHSNLADLLGSVGRLDEAIEHFRQAAAHAPKNGEYAFGLARVLAAAGRIEDAITQYQTAITLAPRDPRAYNNLGLLLEARGDPEGAVSRYREAIRVAPGFSLAYANLAALLARAGRVGEGVLLCRTGLEQTPDDPVLHNALGYLLALQGQSQEALEHYDAALRSDPDYAQARQNREKLLSTAGR